From Nocardia sp. XZ_19_385, the proteins below share one genomic window:
- the fbaA gene encoding class II fructose-bisphosphate aldolase: MPIATPEVYAEMLGRAKANSFAFPAINCTSSETINAAIKGFADAGSDGIIQFSTGGAEFGSGLGVKDMVTGSVALAEFAHVIAAKYDVTIALHTDHCPKDKLDGFVRPLIAISQERVNAGLNPLFQSHMWDGSAIPIDENLEIAKELLKATHAANIILEVEIGVVGGEEDGVEAEINDKLYTSPEDFQKTIDALGHGENGKYLLAATFGNVHGVYKPGNVKLRPEVLAEGQRVAAAKLGLGSDAQPFDFVFHGGSGSLKSEIEDALRFGVVKMNVDTDTQYAFTRPVVGHMFGNYDGVLKIDGEVGNKKVYDPRSYLKKAEAAMAARVVEACNDLKSAGRSISA, from the coding sequence GTGCCCATCGCGACTCCGGAGGTCTACGCCGAGATGCTCGGTCGGGCCAAAGCGAACTCCTTTGCCTTCCCGGCCATCAACTGCACCTCGTCGGAGACGATCAACGCGGCCATCAAGGGCTTCGCGGATGCCGGCAGCGACGGCATCATCCAGTTCTCCACCGGTGGCGCGGAATTCGGCTCCGGCCTGGGTGTGAAGGACATGGTCACCGGTTCGGTGGCGCTGGCCGAGTTCGCGCACGTCATCGCCGCCAAGTACGACGTGACGATCGCGCTGCACACCGACCACTGCCCCAAGGACAAGCTGGACGGCTTTGTGCGCCCGCTGATCGCGATCTCCCAGGAGCGCGTCAACGCCGGCCTGAACCCGCTGTTCCAGTCGCATATGTGGGACGGCTCCGCGATCCCGATCGACGAGAACCTGGAGATCGCCAAGGAGCTGCTGAAGGCCACGCACGCGGCCAACATCATCCTCGAGGTCGAGATCGGCGTCGTCGGCGGCGAAGAGGACGGCGTCGAGGCCGAGATCAACGACAAGCTCTACACCTCGCCCGAGGATTTCCAGAAGACGATCGACGCGCTGGGCCACGGCGAGAACGGCAAGTACCTGCTGGCCGCCACCTTCGGCAACGTGCACGGCGTCTACAAGCCGGGCAACGTGAAGCTGCGCCCCGAGGTGCTGGCCGAGGGTCAGCGCGTGGCCGCCGCCAAGCTCGGCCTGGGTAGCGACGCACAGCCGTTCGATTTCGTCTTCCACGGCGGCTCGGGCTCGCTGAAGTCCGAGATCGAGGATGCGCTGCGGTTCGGTGTGGTGAAGATGAACGTCGACACCGATACCCAATACGCCTTCACCCGTCCGGTGGTCGGCCACATGTTCGGCAACTACGACGGTGTGCTGAAGATCGACGGCGAGGTCGGCAACAAGAAGGTCTACGATCCGCGCTCCTACCTGAAGAAGGCGGAAGCGGCCATGGCGGCGCGTGTCGTCGAGGCGTGCAATGATCTGAAGTCTGCGGGACGGTCGATCAGCGCCTGA
- a CDS encoding DedA family protein, with amino-acid sequence MTLLTETWLANAVLPAILIIVFIETGLLFPILPGDSLLFTGGMLSAQPNPPVSIWVLLPATILVAFLGDQCGYWIGRGIGPKIFHKEDTRFFKKHYITDTHDFFEKHGPKTIILARFVPIVRTFMPVLAGVSQMTYRKFVAFDIVGAILWGGGVTIIGYFLGNVAFVRDHIEAIFLLIVFVSILPGIMAVVNKLRNRGNTPAKDILDAELTGTTNESTR; translated from the coding sequence ATGACTCTGCTCACCGAGACCTGGCTGGCGAACGCGGTACTGCCCGCGATCCTGATCATCGTCTTCATCGAGACCGGTCTGCTGTTCCCGATCCTGCCCGGCGACTCCCTGCTGTTCACCGGCGGCATGCTCTCCGCACAGCCCAATCCCCCGGTGTCGATCTGGGTGCTGCTGCCCGCGACCATCCTGGTCGCCTTCCTCGGTGACCAGTGCGGATACTGGATCGGCCGCGGTATCGGCCCGAAGATCTTCCACAAGGAAGACACCCGCTTCTTCAAGAAGCACTACATCACCGATACCCACGACTTCTTCGAGAAGCACGGCCCGAAGACGATCATCCTGGCCCGGTTCGTCCCGATCGTGCGCACCTTCATGCCGGTGCTCGCGGGCGTCTCGCAGATGACCTACCGCAAGTTCGTCGCCTTCGACATCGTGGGCGCGATCCTGTGGGGCGGCGGCGTCACCATCATCGGCTACTTCCTCGGCAACGTGGCGTTCGTCCGCGATCACATCGAGGCGATCTTCCTGCTGATCGTGTTCGTCTCGATCCTGCCCGGCATCATGGCCGTCGTGAACAAGCTGCGTAACCGGGGCAACACCCCGGCCAAGGACATCCTCGACGCCGAGCTCACCGGCACGACAAACGAATCGACCCGCTGA
- a CDS encoding DedA family protein codes for MGSFDPLLSAGPTLVWTVVLTFVFLECALIVGLFLPGDSMLITAGIVMSAHATGEPQVWALSVGAMIAAIAGNQVGYVIGQRTGHHLVARKNGRYINTRNLARVSDLLQRHGFLAVLVSRWIPWVRTLCPMVAGAAGMDHRKYTVASTIGAIIWAPVLLLIGYYAGGWLQRVPWLMPVVIGTLVIGLIIGTALGIRHYRQEMAKPAEDFDVETAPAER; via the coding sequence GTGGGCTCCTTCGATCCGCTCCTGTCGGCGGGCCCCACGCTCGTCTGGACGGTGGTCCTCACCTTCGTCTTCCTGGAATGCGCACTGATCGTCGGGCTGTTCCTGCCCGGCGACTCGATGCTCATCACGGCGGGCATCGTCATGTCCGCGCACGCCACCGGCGAACCCCAGGTGTGGGCGCTCTCGGTGGGCGCGATGATCGCCGCGATCGCCGGTAACCAGGTCGGGTACGTCATCGGCCAGCGCACGGGCCACCATCTGGTGGCCCGGAAGAACGGCCGCTACATCAACACCCGGAACCTGGCGCGGGTCTCGGACTTGTTGCAGCGCCACGGTTTTCTCGCGGTGCTGGTCTCGCGCTGGATCCCGTGGGTGCGCACGCTGTGCCCGATGGTCGCGGGTGCGGCCGGAATGGATCACCGGAAATACACCGTGGCCAGCACCATCGGCGCGATCATCTGGGCGCCGGTCCTGCTGCTGATCGGCTACTACGCGGGCGGCTGGCTGCAGCGGGTGCCGTGGCTGATGCCCGTGGTGATCGGCACCCTGGTGATCGGGCTGATCATCGGCACCGCACTCGGGATCCGGCACTACCGGCAGGAAATGGCCAAGCCCGCCGAGGATTTCGACGTCGAAACCGCCCCCGCGGAACGCTAA
- a CDS encoding glycoside hydrolase family 76 protein, whose translation MAESAIISRHLRALWAFPGTELGVVGWPATKRERTFGYWHYWWQAHLIDCAVDAANRVPTPARRKRISELVRSHRVRNITGWTNKYYDDMAWLAIALERAERTQGMTEVRGALIALENKLYDSWNPAVGGGIPWRIGSDFYNAPANGPAGIALCRLGRYGRAQEISDWLEENLRDADSGLILDGIHLPSGVIERPTFSYCQGVVLGLEAELAVHTGEARHVERAHRLLHAVDARMTTGGVIHGGGGGDGGLFNGILARYLAVVALMLPGDAREQVEDRQLAATIVRKSAAAAWANRLEVEGEPLFGADWCKPARVPGGSSGAGLFTTGGSVTASEIPERDLSVQLSGWLLMEAAYQVTAAGL comes from the coding sequence ATGGCGGAATCCGCGATCATCTCCCGCCATCTGCGGGCCCTCTGGGCTTTCCCGGGCACCGAACTCGGCGTCGTCGGCTGGCCCGCGACCAAGCGGGAACGCACCTTCGGTTACTGGCATTACTGGTGGCAGGCGCATCTGATCGACTGCGCGGTCGACGCCGCCAACCGGGTGCCGACGCCGGCCCGCCGCAAACGCATCAGCGAGCTGGTGCGCTCGCATCGGGTTCGCAACATCACCGGCTGGACCAACAAGTACTACGACGACATGGCTTGGCTGGCCATCGCCCTGGAACGCGCCGAACGCACCCAGGGCATGACCGAGGTGCGCGGCGCACTGATCGCGCTGGAGAACAAGCTCTACGACTCGTGGAATCCGGCGGTGGGCGGCGGTATTCCGTGGCGGATCGGGTCGGATTTCTACAACGCCCCCGCGAACGGGCCCGCGGGGATCGCGCTGTGCCGGCTCGGCCGGTACGGGCGCGCCCAGGAGATCTCGGACTGGCTGGAGGAGAACCTGCGGGACGCGGACTCCGGTCTGATCCTGGATGGCATCCATCTCCCGTCGGGGGTGATCGAACGCCCGACCTTCAGCTACTGCCAGGGCGTGGTGCTGGGTCTGGAGGCCGAGCTCGCGGTGCACACCGGCGAGGCACGGCACGTCGAGCGCGCGCATCGGCTGCTGCACGCTGTCGACGCGCGGATGACCACCGGCGGCGTGATCCACGGCGGCGGTGGCGGCGACGGTGGCTTGTTCAACGGGATCCTGGCCCGGTATCTGGCGGTGGTCGCGCTGATGCTGCCCGGTGACGCCCGCGAACAGGTCGAGGACCGGCAGCTCGCGGCCACCATCGTCCGGAAATCCGCCGCGGCGGCGTGGGCGAATCGCCTCGAGGTCGAGGGCGAGCCGCTGTTCGGGGCCGATTGGTGCAAACCCGCCCGGGTCCCGGGCGGGAGTTCCGGTGCGGGTCTGTTCACCACCGGTGGTTCGGTGACCGCCTCGGAGATTCCCGAACGCGACCTATCGGTGCAGCTGTCGGGCTGGCTGCTGATGGAAGCGGCCTACCAGGTCACCGCGGCCGGACTTTAG
- a CDS encoding TrmH family RNA methyltransferase has product MTHPQPDTAEQIPGPTEWGEHPHGVGPWSDEFGTPPPDDSRLDPELLAHGDRRNVVDAYRYWTREAIVADIDRRRHPFHVAIENFGHDANIGTVVRTANAFAAAAVHIVGRRRWNRRGAMVTDRYQHLEHHTDLAELLDYATRHGLTVVAVDNVPGAVPLETADLPRDCLLLFGQEGPGVTEHAKDAAAMTVSIAQFGSTRSINAGVAAGIAMHAWVRQHADLSTSW; this is encoded by the coding sequence GTGACTCACCCGCAGCCCGACACCGCCGAGCAGATCCCCGGACCCACCGAATGGGGCGAGCATCCGCACGGTGTCGGGCCGTGGTCCGACGAATTCGGCACTCCGCCGCCGGACGACTCGCGTCTGGACCCGGAACTGCTCGCGCACGGCGACCGCCGCAACGTCGTCGACGCCTACCGCTACTGGACTCGCGAGGCCATCGTCGCCGACATCGACCGGCGCCGGCACCCGTTCCACGTCGCCATCGAGAATTTCGGGCACGACGCCAATATCGGCACCGTGGTCCGCACCGCCAACGCGTTCGCCGCGGCCGCGGTGCACATCGTCGGCCGCCGCCGCTGGAATCGCCGCGGCGCGATGGTGACCGACCGCTATCAGCATCTCGAACATCACACCGACTTGGCCGAACTGCTCGACTACGCCACACGGCACGGGCTGACCGTCGTAGCTGTGGACAATGTGCCGGGCGCGGTGCCGCTGGAAACCGCCGACCTGCCGCGCGACTGCCTGCTGCTGTTCGGGCAGGAGGGCCCCGGCGTCACCGAGCACGCCAAGGACGCGGCCGCGATGACCGTCTCGATCGCCCAGTTCGGATCCACCCGCAGTATCAACGCCGGTGTCGCGGCGGGTATCGCCATGCACGCCTGGGTCCGGCAGCACGCCGATTTGTCCACCTCCTGGTAG
- a CDS encoding DUF4190 domain-containing protein — MSFPPSMDKSDQPDQPYGQQPYGQQPYGQSDPHAQQPQQPYGQQSDPYAQQQPYGQQPYGQQPYGQQPYGQQPYGAAPYGSPYGQQEHPQATLVLILGILGVTLCGLCAPFAWIMGKKAVDEIDASGGAIGGRGKAQAGFILGIVGSALIALGILFFIFAIVLGVFSASSGY, encoded by the coding sequence ATGAGTTTTCCGCCGTCGATGGACAAGTCCGACCAGCCGGACCAGCCCTATGGGCAACAGCCGTACGGCCAGCAGCCGTACGGCCAATCCGATCCGCACGCGCAGCAACCACAGCAGCCGTACGGACAACAGTCCGACCCCTACGCCCAGCAGCAGCCTTACGGTCAGCAGCCCTATGGCCAGCAGCCTTACGGGCAGCAGCCATACGGTCAGCAGCCCTACGGCGCCGCGCCGTACGGCAGCCCCTACGGTCAGCAGGAGCATCCGCAGGCGACCCTGGTGCTGATCCTGGGCATCCTCGGCGTCACCCTGTGCGGGCTCTGCGCGCCGTTCGCCTGGATCATGGGCAAGAAAGCCGTGGACGAGATCGACGCCTCCGGCGGCGCCATAGGTGGCCGCGGCAAGGCGCAGGCCGGTTTCATCCTGGGCATCGTCGGCTCCGCGCTGATCGCCCTGGGCATCCTGTTCTTCATCTTCGCGATCGTCCTGGGCGTCTTCAGCGCCAGCTCCGGCTACTGA
- a CDS encoding DUF4190 domain-containing protein — MNAYPEPYYGYPPYVRPPDHPQATTAMALGIVALLSYVACPLLVVLGPVAWVMGKRAMDEIDASGGALGGRGNAQAGYVCGIIATVLLSLAVAFFLTMFIAVGISL; from the coding sequence GTGAACGCGTATCCGGAGCCGTACTACGGTTACCCACCTTATGTCCGGCCGCCGGATCATCCGCAGGCCACCACAGCCATGGCGCTCGGCATCGTCGCCCTGCTCAGCTACGTCGCGTGCCCGCTGCTGGTGGTGCTCGGCCCGGTCGCGTGGGTGATGGGTAAGCGGGCGATGGACGAAATCGATGCGTCCGGGGGCGCGCTCGGAGGCCGGGGTAATGCCCAGGCCGGCTATGTCTGCGGCATCATCGCCACTGTCCTGCTCAGCCTCGCCGTGGCGTTCTTCCTCACCATGTTCATCGCAGTCGGCATATCCCTGTGA
- a CDS encoding sensor histidine kinase, with amino-acid sequence MTETQAEPTVVLDPQPSAPPLWRTVLSAPIQARTWKEFAYLLAVFVLGLVVVTYLFVGLGGGLFVSLTIIGIPLLALVLLGGRPWAWIYRGLAETLLDTPVESPPPFAPQPGVFGFLKSAFTDRPSWRALVFLVIQVPLGIVIGYLALVVAAMVVFVAISPIIWGVFRPVNADENGVPRNSMMQFGSFYIDTWPRVLGVGAIGVLLCFALPWLLRGICLVHRALTIALLSATVRDKQLVGLRASRRAAVDDAAATLRRVERDLHDGAQARLVTIAMALGRAEERLDAGADPRDLIANAHASSKEALTELRELVRGIHPPALELGLEPALETLTSRCAVPVDLRVTLPQRPSPAIEAIAYFSVAELLTNVVKHAHADRAWVSVVPHDARTIAITVRDNGIGGVLPPGDTETAGGSGLSGLAARSRAVDGTLTVDSPTGGPTVVTLLLPKVGP; translated from the coding sequence ATGACCGAGACACAGGCCGAACCCACCGTCGTGCTGGACCCGCAGCCGTCCGCGCCGCCGCTGTGGCGCACCGTGCTGAGCGCACCGATCCAGGCGCGGACCTGGAAGGAATTCGCCTATCTGCTGGCGGTTTTCGTGCTCGGGCTGGTGGTCGTCACCTATCTGTTCGTGGGCCTCGGCGGCGGTCTGTTCGTCTCGCTGACGATCATCGGTATTCCGCTCCTGGCGCTTGTGCTCCTGGGCGGCCGCCCCTGGGCTTGGATCTACCGGGGGCTGGCCGAGACCCTGCTCGACACCCCCGTCGAATCGCCGCCGCCGTTCGCGCCGCAACCCGGCGTCTTCGGCTTCCTGAAGAGCGCGTTCACCGATCGGCCGAGCTGGCGGGCGCTGGTGTTCCTGGTGATCCAGGTTCCGCTGGGCATCGTGATCGGCTACCTCGCGCTGGTGGTCGCGGCGATGGTCGTGTTCGTCGCGATCTCCCCGATCATCTGGGGCGTGTTCCGGCCGGTCAACGCCGACGAGAACGGCGTCCCGCGCAATTCGATGATGCAGTTCGGTTCGTTCTACATCGATACCTGGCCCCGGGTGCTGGGTGTCGGTGCGATCGGCGTGCTGCTGTGTTTCGCGCTGCCGTGGCTGCTGCGCGGCATCTGCCTGGTGCATCGGGCGCTGACGATCGCCTTGCTCTCGGCCACCGTCCGCGACAAGCAGCTGGTGGGGTTACGGGCGAGCCGCCGGGCCGCGGTGGACGACGCGGCCGCGACGCTGCGCCGAGTGGAGCGTGACCTGCACGACGGCGCCCAGGCCCGGCTGGTCACTATCGCCATGGCGCTGGGCCGCGCCGAGGAACGCCTGGACGCCGGCGCGGATCCGCGCGATCTCATTGCCAACGCGCACGCCAGCTCCAAGGAAGCACTCACTGAACTGCGCGAGCTGGTGCGCGGAATCCACCCGCCCGCACTGGAATTGGGCCTGGAACCGGCTCTGGAAACACTGACCTCACGCTGCGCCGTGCCGGTGGACCTGCGGGTGACGCTGCCACAGCGCCCCAGCCCGGCCATCGAGGCCATCGCCTACTTCTCGGTCGCCGAACTGCTCACCAATGTGGTGAAGCACGCGCACGCGGATCGGGCCTGGGTATCGGTGGTCCCGCATGACGCGCGCACCATCGCGATCACGGTGCGCGACAACGGAATCGGCGGTGTGCTGCCCCCGGGTGACACGGAAACAGCTGGTGGCAGCGGACTTTCCGGCTTGGCGGCGCGGTCGCGCGCGGTCGACGGAACGCTGACCGTGGACAGCCCGACCGGCGGCCCGACCGTGGTGACGCTGCTGCTACCGAAGGTAGGCCCGTAA
- a CDS encoding response regulator transcription factor has protein sequence MTTPLRIVIAEDSAILRDGLAGLLAERGHEVVAMVGDASTLSDVVGQHNPDVAVVDVRMPPSFTDEGLLAAIELRRKYPMTGVLVFSQWIETRYATELLAGGASGVGYLLKDRVADVREFVDALQRVATGGTALDPEVVSQLMGASRQQDSLARLTPREREVLELMAQGLSNNAIAESLTVTERAVEKHIGNIFVKLDLPVSDTHHRRVLAVLRLKG, from the coding sequence ATGACTACCCCCTTACGCATTGTCATCGCCGAGGACAGCGCGATCCTGCGCGACGGCCTGGCCGGTCTGCTCGCCGAACGCGGGCACGAAGTGGTCGCCATGGTGGGCGACGCGTCCACGCTGAGCGATGTTGTCGGACAGCACAATCCGGACGTTGCCGTGGTCGACGTGCGGATGCCGCCGTCCTTCACCGACGAGGGCCTGCTCGCCGCCATCGAACTGCGCCGCAAGTACCCGATGACCGGGGTACTGGTGTTCTCGCAGTGGATCGAAACCCGCTATGCCACCGAACTTCTCGCGGGCGGCGCGAGCGGTGTCGGCTACCTGCTCAAGGACCGGGTGGCCGACGTGCGCGAGTTCGTCGATGCCCTGCAGCGGGTCGCCACCGGCGGCACCGCCCTGGATCCGGAAGTGGTGAGTCAGCTGATGGGCGCCTCCCGGCAACAGGATTCGCTGGCCCGGCTCACCCCGCGGGAACGCGAAGTCCTCGAACTCATGGCCCAGGGCCTGTCCAACAACGCCATCGCCGAGTCGCTCACCGTCACCGAACGGGCGGTGGAGAAGCACATCGGCAACATCTTCGTGAAACTCGATCTGCCCGTGTCGGATACCCATCACCGGCGAGTGCTCGCCGTGCTGCGCCTGAAGGGCTGA
- a CDS encoding lysoplasmalogenase produces MRAFRAGFLAAAAVTVYGAVTGREKLQWVAKPLMMPLLAADVATSGVDIEATDRKVLLGSLAAATVGDILLIDPDNDRRLIAGASSFAVMQTGYSTLWLRKGARPLPAIALPRVAAWLGASVLLRTKAPSVATPLTAYGATLGTAAVLASDPGLAPDAKNIAGLNIPGADPRSRLGLGALLFTVSDGLIVLRRLFARSARSRHVTEGVILTTYAAAQYLLADPRAHQVTVRG; encoded by the coding sequence ATGCGTGCATTTCGGGCCGGATTTCTCGCGGCCGCGGCGGTCACCGTCTATGGCGCGGTGACCGGCAGGGAAAAATTGCAGTGGGTCGCCAAGCCGCTGATGATGCCGTTGCTCGCCGCGGATGTGGCGACCTCCGGCGTGGATATCGAGGCCACCGATCGGAAGGTGCTGCTCGGGTCGCTGGCGGCGGCCACGGTCGGTGACATCCTGCTGATCGATCCCGACAACGATCGCCGCCTGATCGCGGGTGCGTCGTCGTTCGCGGTGATGCAGACCGGGTATTCGACGCTGTGGTTGCGCAAGGGTGCGCGGCCGTTGCCCGCTATCGCGCTGCCCCGGGTCGCGGCCTGGCTCGGTGCGAGTGTGCTGCTGCGGACCAAAGCGCCCAGTGTCGCAACGCCTTTGACCGCCTACGGTGCGACGCTCGGTACCGCTGCCGTGCTGGCCTCGGACCCTGGTTTGGCTCCCGACGCGAAAAACATTGCGGGCCTGAATATCCCCGGCGCGGACCCGCGCAGCCGCCTGGGGCTCGGCGCTTTACTGTTCACCGTGTCCGACGGCCTGATCGTGCTGCGCCGCCTGTTCGCGCGCAGTGCGCGATCCCGGCATGTCACCGAGGGCGTCATCCTGACGACCTACGCGGCCGCGCAGTATCTGCTGGCCGATCCGCGGGCCCACCAGGTCACAGTACGAGGATGA
- a CDS encoding beta-ketoacyl-ACP synthase 3, whose translation MVSIAVNKNRENVAMLGIGAYRPQRIVSNDEVCAVLDSTPEWIFERTGIRNRRWISGDETLRSMAAAAGERALNNTGLDRSKISAVILCTSSWLKLTPHGAPAIAHDLGINGVPAFDLTSGCGGFGYGLGVAADLIRAGSAEYVLVIGAETMTVGLDPTDRGTAMIFGDGAGAVVVGPSEENGISPTVWGSDGEHAEAISQDVDFLEYMNKAQALQGTDPELEAIGRMSLRMQGPSVFRWAAVTLPRALASALEMSGVAKEDIEVFVPHQANARINELMRKNLGLADDIPMANDIENTGNTSAASIPLAIEEMLVSGKAKGGQTALLLGFGAGLSYAGQVVILPPAPAEPSF comes from the coding sequence ATGGTGAGCATTGCTGTCAACAAAAATCGCGAGAACGTTGCGATGCTCGGAATCGGGGCCTACCGTCCGCAGCGCATCGTCAGTAATGACGAGGTGTGCGCGGTGCTCGATTCCACTCCAGAGTGGATCTTCGAGCGCACGGGTATCCGCAATCGCCGCTGGATCAGCGGCGACGAGACGCTGCGTTCGATGGCGGCCGCGGCCGGTGAGCGCGCGCTGAACAACACCGGTCTCGACCGGTCCAAGATCAGCGCGGTGATCCTGTGCACCTCGAGCTGGCTCAAGCTCACCCCGCACGGCGCTCCCGCCATCGCCCACGACCTGGGTATCAACGGTGTCCCCGCATTCGACCTGACCTCGGGTTGCGGCGGTTTCGGGTACGGCCTCGGCGTTGCGGCCGACCTGATCCGCGCGGGCTCCGCCGAATACGTGCTGGTGATCGGCGCGGAAACGATGACCGTCGGGCTCGATCCGACCGACCGCGGTACCGCCATGATCTTCGGTGACGGCGCGGGCGCGGTCGTCGTGGGCCCGAGCGAGGAGAACGGCATCTCCCCGACGGTGTGGGGCAGCGACGGCGAGCACGCCGAAGCGATCTCCCAGGACGTCGACTTCCTGGAGTACATGAACAAGGCGCAGGCCCTGCAGGGCACCGACCCCGAGCTCGAGGCGATCGGCCGGATGTCGCTGCGCATGCAGGGGCCGAGCGTATTCCGCTGGGCCGCGGTCACTTTGCCGCGCGCGCTGGCCTCGGCGCTGGAGATGTCCGGCGTCGCCAAGGAAGACATCGAGGTGTTCGTGCCGCACCAGGCCAATGCCCGCATCAACGAGTTGATGCGCAAGAACCTGGGCCTGGCCGACGACATCCCGATGGCCAACGACATCGAGAACACCGGCAACACCTCCGCCGCGTCCATTCCGCTGGCGATCGAGGAAATGCTGGTCAGCGGCAAGGCCAAGGGCGGGCAGACGGCCCTGCTGCTCGGATTCGGCGCGGGCCTGAGCTACGCGGGCCAGGTCGTCATCCTGCCGCCCGCCCCGGCCGAGCCGAGCTTCTGA
- the pyrE gene encoding orotate phosphoribosyltransferase → MLDRDKLAALVRELAVVHGKVTLSSGKEADYYVDLRRATLHHEAGPLIGRLLRELVADWDFDAVGGLTMGADPVAMAVMHSAGRPIDAFVVRKAAKTHGMQRQIEGPDIVGKRVLVVEDTTTTGNSPLTAVRALRDAGATVVGVATVVDRETGADQVIAAEGLEYRSILGLKDLALG, encoded by the coding sequence CTGCTTGATCGCGACAAGCTGGCCGCGCTGGTGCGCGAGCTGGCGGTCGTGCACGGCAAGGTCACGTTGTCCTCCGGCAAGGAGGCCGACTACTACGTCGACCTGCGCCGCGCCACCCTGCACCACGAAGCCGGCCCGCTGATCGGCCGGTTGCTGCGGGAACTGGTCGCGGACTGGGACTTCGACGCGGTGGGCGGCCTGACCATGGGCGCGGACCCGGTGGCGATGGCCGTCATGCACTCTGCGGGCCGTCCGATCGACGCCTTCGTGGTGCGCAAGGCCGCCAAGACCCACGGCATGCAGCGCCAGATCGAGGGCCCGGACATCGTGGGCAAACGCGTGCTGGTGGTCGAGGACACGACCACCACCGGCAACTCGCCCCTGACCGCAGTGCGCGCGCTGCGAGACGCGGGCGCTACCGTCGTCGGTGTGGCCACCGTTGTCGACCGGGAAACCGGCGCCGATCAGGTGATCGCGGCCGAGGGCCTGGAGTATCGATCTATCCTCGGTTTGAAAGACCTTGCCCTGGGTTAG
- a CDS encoding SDR family oxidoreductase, translating into MTESAASARLPGATRPVALITGPTSGIGQGYATRLASLGCDLVLVARDIDRLTALSGELERKFGTRSEVLGADLSDAKDRARVAARAAEGIEFLVNNAGFAHKGEFWTLPYEQLQSQLDVNVTAVLQLTHAALPAMIAAAKGSIVNVASVAGLVPGRGSTYSASKAYVVSFTEGLAGGLAGTGVRIQALCPGFVRTEFHERAGIEMSSTPKAMWLSVEQVVNGSLDDLEKDRVVSVPGVQYKVLTTAAGMIPRALQVRMSRGLFNSRGRT; encoded by the coding sequence ATGACCGAAAGTGCTGCTTCCGCGCGCCTGCCCGGCGCCACCCGTCCGGTCGCCCTGATCACCGGGCCCACCTCCGGCATCGGCCAGGGCTACGCCACCCGCCTGGCCTCGCTCGGCTGCGACCTGGTGCTGGTGGCCCGCGACATCGACCGGCTGACCGCGCTATCCGGGGAGCTGGAGCGCAAATTCGGCACTCGCTCGGAGGTGCTCGGCGCCGATCTGTCCGACGCGAAGGATCGCGCGCGGGTCGCGGCCCGGGCCGCCGAGGGCATCGAATTCCTGGTCAACAACGCCGGATTCGCGCACAAGGGCGAATTCTGGACCCTGCCCTACGAGCAATTACAGTCCCAGCTCGACGTCAACGTCACCGCGGTGCTGCAACTGACCCACGCCGCCCTGCCCGCCATGATCGCCGCGGCCAAGGGTTCCATCGTGAACGTGGCCAGCGTCGCGGGCCTGGTACCCGGACGGGGCTCGACCTATTCGGCCTCCAAGGCCTACGTCGTATCCTTCACCGAAGGCTTGGCGGGCGGCCTCGCCGGAACCGGTGTACGGATCCAGGCGCTCTGCCCCGGATTCGTGCGTACCGAGTTCCACGAGCGCGCCGGCATCGAGATGTCCTCGACGCCGAAAGCGATGTGGCTATCCGTCGAGCAAGTGGTCAACGGTTCTCTGGACGATCTGGAGAAAGACCGGGTGGTGTCGGTGCCCGGAGTGCAGTACAAGGTGCTCACCACGGCGGCTGGCATGATTCCGCGAGCCCTGCAGGTGCGCATGAGTCGCGGCCTGTTCAATTCACGCGGAAGGACATAA